In one window of Sandaracinaceae bacterium DNA:
- a CDS encoding TolC family protein, producing the protein MKTALAVLGTVSCLCVAHPVAAQPSVPDVPPDRAREAAAAIHAPLARPTVSIGGVPTALDALLRRADEHGPAVRVASAEVELARAEQGAATPLLPDNATLQLGLGQRRATSGGTAVDAEVQLLQPIEIGGQRRLRREVAAAARLSRERSLERVRWELHQRVHATYRLAIATRERAALTQQLAQVAEQLLDIARRRARANDVAPLVVRIAEAEAAQARQRAVAALQDYRSVCLQLAELSGWEGVQPPEPVGDLPSPQHAPSLQQLMDVALEHNVDLRQLRAENDEALSRARLAARDAYPDPAIGVQYGYEGATQAGGAQHIVMGVLQLPIPSFALNQEGRARADAQQGVAEAQRDARAAVLVARIERLRTSVDAAAERVEAFGSDVLPRFSENLSMVREAFALGEYDILRVSVALERFLAVQQQALDAYVDYFNAVAELELQLGREIWPDEEVAS; encoded by the coding sequence ATGAAGACTGCTCTCGCGGTGCTCGGCACCGTCTCCTGCCTGTGCGTGGCGCATCCGGTCGCCGCGCAGCCCAGCGTCCCCGACGTTCCCCCAGACCGTGCGCGTGAGGCCGCGGCCGCCATCCACGCGCCCCTCGCGCGGCCCACCGTCTCGATAGGCGGGGTCCCCACCGCCCTCGACGCGCTCCTGCGGCGCGCCGACGAGCATGGCCCCGCAGTGCGCGTCGCCAGCGCCGAGGTGGAGCTCGCGCGCGCCGAGCAGGGCGCCGCCACGCCCCTGCTGCCCGACAACGCCACCCTGCAGCTCGGCCTGGGCCAGCGCCGCGCCACTTCGGGGGGCACCGCCGTCGACGCCGAGGTGCAGCTGCTGCAGCCCATCGAGATCGGGGGTCAGCGCCGCCTGCGTCGCGAGGTGGCCGCGGCCGCGCGGCTGTCCCGAGAGCGCTCCCTCGAGCGCGTGCGGTGGGAGCTGCACCAGCGCGTGCACGCCACCTACCGCCTGGCCATCGCGACGCGCGAGCGCGCCGCGCTGACGCAGCAGCTGGCGCAGGTGGCGGAGCAGCTGCTCGACATCGCGCGCAGGCGCGCCCGGGCGAACGACGTGGCGCCACTCGTGGTGCGCATCGCCGAGGCCGAGGCCGCGCAGGCGCGCCAGCGCGCGGTGGCGGCGCTCCAGGACTACCGCAGCGTATGCCTGCAGCTCGCCGAGCTCTCTGGGTGGGAGGGAGTCCAGCCGCCCGAGCCCGTGGGCGACCTGCCCTCCCCCCAGCACGCGCCATCGCTGCAGCAGCTGATGGACGTCGCCCTCGAGCACAACGTCGACCTGCGCCAGCTGCGCGCGGAGAACGACGAGGCTCTCTCTCGCGCGCGCCTGGCCGCCCGCGACGCCTACCCCGACCCGGCCATCGGCGTGCAGTACGGCTACGAGGGGGCCACCCAGGCCGGCGGCGCGCAGCACATCGTCATGGGCGTGCTGCAGCTCCCCATCCCGTCGTTCGCGCTGAACCAAGAGGGGCGCGCTCGGGCTGACGCGCAGCAGGGCGTCGCCGAAGCCCAGCGGGACGCGCGCGCGGCGGTGCTGGTGGCGCGCATCGAGCGGCTCCGCACGAGCGTGGACGCGGCGGCCGAGCGGGTGGAGGCCTTCGGCTCCGACGTGCTGCCGCGCTTCTCCGAGAACCTCAGCATGGTGCGCGAGGCGTTCGCGCTGGGGGAGTACGACATCCTGCGCGTTTCGGTGGCGCTGGAGCGCTTCCTGGCCGTGCAGCAGCAGGCCCTCGACGCGTACGTGGACTACTTCAACGCCGTGGCCGAGCTGGAGCTGCAGCTAGGACGCGAGATCTGGCCCGACGAGGAGGTGGCGTCGTGA
- a CDS encoding efflux RND transporter periplasmic adaptor subunit, whose translation MIRSLTLLSLLLLLGCDGFTSRGEPAESEHEGEDEHGHADGESDERVVHLSPAAITTNDIEVGAVEERALSGGAGLPAELSFDPLSVAHVSPLASGRFISVEVELGQRVTPGMLLAVVASETASEASSRLTEARAQLTAAETALARQRQLVGEGIGAHSALVDAEAVVAGLRARSTGLSRQLGVLGSGRSGQLRLVAPIEGVVIQLHATPGETSSTDEPAFTIANPDAISVYVQVPELAIGTVRLGQRALFRPHAFPDLALPGVVNYIAPTIDPDTRSLSMRVALDAMTPNLLSGMYGSLEIVGDQRRSLAVPCNAVVTLGGATQAFVPGDAEGEFRPVAVRVGRRAGAYCELLEGLETGDPVVTRGAFTLKSALSQGELAEHEH comes from the coding sequence GTGATCCGCTCACTCACGCTGCTGTCGCTGCTGCTGCTCCTCGGCTGTGATGGGTTCACGTCGCGCGGCGAGCCCGCCGAGTCGGAGCACGAGGGCGAAGACGAGCATGGGCACGCCGACGGCGAGTCCGACGAGCGCGTGGTCCACCTGAGCCCCGCGGCCATCACCACCAACGACATCGAGGTGGGGGCCGTGGAGGAGCGCGCCCTGAGCGGCGGCGCGGGGCTGCCCGCCGAGCTGAGCTTCGACCCGCTCAGCGTGGCGCACGTGTCGCCGCTCGCGAGCGGGCGCTTCATCAGCGTGGAGGTCGAGCTGGGGCAGCGGGTCACGCCGGGAATGTTGCTGGCCGTGGTGGCCTCCGAGACCGCGTCCGAGGCCAGCTCACGACTCACGGAGGCACGCGCGCAGCTCACCGCGGCGGAGACCGCGCTGGCGCGCCAGCGGCAGCTGGTGGGTGAGGGCATCGGCGCGCACTCGGCGCTCGTGGACGCGGAGGCTGTGGTGGCGGGCCTGCGCGCGCGCAGCACGGGTCTGTCGCGTCAGCTCGGCGTGCTGGGCTCGGGCCGCTCGGGGCAGCTGCGCTTGGTGGCCCCCATCGAGGGCGTCGTCATTCAGCTGCACGCGACGCCCGGCGAGACGTCCAGCACCGACGAGCCCGCCTTCACCATCGCCAACCCGGACGCCATCAGCGTCTACGTGCAGGTGCCGGAGCTGGCCATCGGCACGGTACGACTCGGGCAGCGCGCCCTGTTCCGTCCGCACGCTTTCCCGGACCTCGCGCTGCCAGGGGTGGTCAACTACATCGCGCCCACCATCGACCCCGACACACGCAGCCTCAGCATGCGCGTCGCGCTGGACGCGATGACGCCCAACCTGCTGAGCGGCATGTACGGCAGCCTCGAGATCGTGGGCGACCAGCGCCGCTCGCTCGCCGTGCCCTGCAACGCGGTGGTCACGCTGGGCGGCGCGACCCAGGCGTTCGTGCCCGGCGACGCGGAGGGCGAGTTCAGGCCCGTCGCCGTGCGCGTCGGACGGCGCGCGGGCGCGTACTGCGAGCTCCTCGAGGGGCTCGAGACCGGCGACCCCGTGGTCACCCGTGGGGCCTTCACGCTCAAGAGCGCGCTCTCCCAGGGCGAGCTCGCCGAGCACGAGCACTGA